In Cyclopterus lumpus isolate fCycLum1 chromosome 9, fCycLum1.pri, whole genome shotgun sequence, a single genomic region encodes these proteins:
- the tesca gene encoding tescalcin a isoform X2, whose protein sequence is MGASQTRSEHKHQHLADETGFSLEQVKNLHKRFQQLSGNEETIRELLDSVPALANNPIRKQIIEAFFDKRNQHHDEVGTCEEIGFEQFLMVMSHFRPPTLKTTVEEKEAMRREKLRFLFNMHDTDNDGTITLAEYRKVVEELLSKSGDIGQEAAKAIADAAMLEVASTNVPHMAPEDFYEGITFEHFEQILKGLEMETRMHIRFLDVGTTTMACGKSTS, encoded by the exons TTTCGCTGGAACAGGTCAAAAACCTTCACAAAAGATTCCAGCAGCTGAGTGGAAATGAAGAGACAATAAG AGAGCTCTTGGACAGCGTACCGGCCCTCGCCAACAACCCGATCAGAAAGCAAATTATCGAAGCATTCTTTGATAAAAG GAACCAGCATCATGACGAGGTGGGCACCTGCGAGGAGATTGGCTTCGAGCAGTTCCTCATGGTCATGTCCCACTTCCGCCCTCCGACCTTGAAGACGacggtggaggagaaggaagcgATGAGAAGAGAGAAGCTTCGCT TCCTGTTCAACATGCACGACACAGACAACGATGGCACCATCACTCTGGCGGAGTACAGGAAG GTCGTAGAAGAGCTTTTGTCGAAGAGCGGCGACATCGGGCAGGAGGCCGCCAAGGCGATAGCGGACGCCGCCATGTTGGAAGTGGCGAGCACCAACGTTCCCCACATG GCTCCAGAGGACTTCTACGAAGGAATTACGTTTGAGCATTTTGAACAG ATTTTGAAAGGACTGGAAATGGAGACGAGGATGCACATTCGCTTTCTAGACGTGGGCACCACCACGATGGCTTGTGGGAAATCCACCTCCTGA
- the tesca gene encoding tescalcin a isoform X1: MGASQTRSEHKHQHLADETGFSLEQVKNLHKRFQQLSGNEETISRELLDSVPALANNPIRKQIIEAFFDKRNQHHDEVGTCEEIGFEQFLMVMSHFRPPTLKTTVEEKEAMRREKLRFLFNMHDTDNDGTITLAEYRKVVEELLSKSGDIGQEAAKAIADAAMLEVASTNVPHMAPEDFYEGITFEHFEQILKGLEMETRMHIRFLDVGTTTMACGKSTS; the protein is encoded by the exons TTTCGCTGGAACAGGTCAAAAACCTTCACAAAAGATTCCAGCAGCTGAGTGGAAATGAAGAGACAATAAG TAGAGAGCTCTTGGACAGCGTACCGGCCCTCGCCAACAACCCGATCAGAAAGCAAATTATCGAAGCATTCTTTGATAAAAG GAACCAGCATCATGACGAGGTGGGCACCTGCGAGGAGATTGGCTTCGAGCAGTTCCTCATGGTCATGTCCCACTTCCGCCCTCCGACCTTGAAGACGacggtggaggagaaggaagcgATGAGAAGAGAGAAGCTTCGCT TCCTGTTCAACATGCACGACACAGACAACGATGGCACCATCACTCTGGCGGAGTACAGGAAG GTCGTAGAAGAGCTTTTGTCGAAGAGCGGCGACATCGGGCAGGAGGCCGCCAAGGCGATAGCGGACGCCGCCATGTTGGAAGTGGCGAGCACCAACGTTCCCCACATG GCTCCAGAGGACTTCTACGAAGGAATTACGTTTGAGCATTTTGAACAG ATTTTGAAAGGACTGGAAATGGAGACGAGGATGCACATTCGCTTTCTAGACGTGGGCACCACCACGATGGCTTGTGGGAAATCCACCTCCTGA
- the tesca gene encoding tescalcin a isoform X3, with product MMDFLLSHCSRELLDSVPALANNPIRKQIIEAFFDKRNQHHDEVGTCEEIGFEQFLMVMSHFRPPTLKTTVEEKEAMRREKLRFLFNMHDTDNDGTITLAEYRKVVEELLSKSGDIGQEAAKAIADAAMLEVASTNVPHMAPEDFYEGITFEHFEQILKGLEMETRMHIRFLDVGTTTMACGKSTS from the exons ATGATGGACTTCCTCTTGTCGCACTGCAGTAGAGAGCTCTTGGACAGCGTACCGGCCCTCGCCAACAACCCGATCAGAAAGCAAATTATCGAAGCATTCTTTGATAAAAG GAACCAGCATCATGACGAGGTGGGCACCTGCGAGGAGATTGGCTTCGAGCAGTTCCTCATGGTCATGTCCCACTTCCGCCCTCCGACCTTGAAGACGacggtggaggagaaggaagcgATGAGAAGAGAGAAGCTTCGCT TCCTGTTCAACATGCACGACACAGACAACGATGGCACCATCACTCTGGCGGAGTACAGGAAG GTCGTAGAAGAGCTTTTGTCGAAGAGCGGCGACATCGGGCAGGAGGCCGCCAAGGCGATAGCGGACGCCGCCATGTTGGAAGTGGCGAGCACCAACGTTCCCCACATG GCTCCAGAGGACTTCTACGAAGGAATTACGTTTGAGCATTTTGAACAG ATTTTGAAAGGACTGGAAATGGAGACGAGGATGCACATTCGCTTTCTAGACGTGGGCACCACCACGATGGCTTGTGGGAAATCCACCTCCTGA